TAATGACATTAATATAAATATGAGAAACCTAATGGCGGAACTTCTATTGAACATCATAAATATTTGAGCGCTACCTGTTATTTAAAGCCTGAATATATAAAATTAAATACCGATTGAAGCTTTCATTCAACCTATTGGAGCATCTCATCGGCTATTATCCCCATCTATCCAACCACCCAAAGCCCCTAAAATGCTACCTTCTCCTTTTTGCTTATACGTGCCATAAGCCAGGATTCTTCCGGCTAAACGGCTAATGGGTAAAGTTTGTACCCATACAGTTCCAGGGCCTTGTAATAAAGCGAAGAATACCCCTTCTCCACCAAATAATGTATTTTTAATCCCCCCAATAAATTCTATATCATAGCTTACACTTGCCGTAAATCCTACAATGCACCCTGTATCAATCTTTAGCCTTTCTCCTGGTTCTAATACACGCTCAACAATATGTCCGCCAGCATGCATAAACGCCATACCGTCACCTTCTAATTTTTCCATTATGAACCCTTCACCTCCAAAGAGCCCGGTGCCTAATTTTTTTTGAAATTCAATGCTTATTGAAACACCTTTGGCTGCACAAAGAAAAGCATCTTTTTGACAGATCACTTTCCCGCCCAATTCATTTAAATTTAAAGGAATAATCTTCCCCGGATAAGGAGCAGCAAAAGAAACATGTTTTTTGCCTAGCGGAGAAATATTCGTATAAGCCGTCATAAACATATTTTCTCCTGCGAGTAATCTTTTGCCGGCAGAAAAAAGTTTATCAAGAATACTATTATTTTGTGCACTCCCGTCACTAAAAATAGTTTGCATTTGTATACCGTCGTCCATCATCATAAAACTTCCCGGTTCGGCAATGGCTGTTTCCTGAGGATCCAACTCAACTTCGACATATTGCATTTCTTCCCCAATAATCTTATAGTCTATTTCGTGATTTTGCATGTTGTAAATATTATTTATAAAAATTAGGATAAGTTTTCTTCGGCTTTTTTATCAGAAATAATACGCATTTCTGTTTGAGGCACTGGAATAGAAATATCATTTTGATCAAAGGCCGTCTTTATATTTTCCCTGTTTCTAAAGAGTGCCGGCCAATAATCGGCCGACATTGCCCAGGCACGCACAATTAAATTTACGGAACTGTCTCCAAACTCACTCACATGCACTTCTGGTGGAGGTGTTTTCAAAATAAATGTATCCTTTCCAAGAAGGTCTAAGATCACAGCTCTGGCCTTTTCCACATCTGTTTTATAAGTTATACGCACATTTAGTTCCATTCGACGGCTATCCTTTTGCGAATAATTTGTAATAACTGCGTTGGCCAATGGCCCATTGGGCGCATAAACAGCCATGCCATCAGGCGTTTTTAATGTAGTATATAAGATATCGATTTTTTCCACGGTACCTGATACCGCATTAGAAGAGGTAATAAAATCGTCTACTCTAAATGGTTTAAATAATAAAATTAATACCCCTCCTGCGAAATTGGAGAGACTTCCTTGTAATGCCAGACCAATGGAAAGTCCGGCAGCGCCTATTACCGTGAGAAAAGATGTGGTTTCAATTCCCATCATAGAAACCACTGTAAGAATCAATAAAATATATAAACTAAAGCGAATGATACTTCTTAAAAAGTCTCGTAGAGAAATATCTACATCTTTTGATTCAAAACGACGATTAATAAATTTGATGATTACTTTTATCAGCCATTTCCCAACAAAGAAAATGATAATGGCCAAAACTATATTTAAACCTTTGGTCAAAATTAAAGCTTTCAAAAATGACAAGATATTTTGTGGTTCTTTCATGCAATTTTTTTATTTTTAAAATACTGCGGCTAAGGTACAAAAATCCTTTTCGAGGTCAAATGATACAGGAATGTTTTAATATTTACTTAAAATTGTTTTATTTCTTCTTAACAACTAGTTGATAAGCATGTAGAATACATTCTTTAATGAGTTCTGCACCTAAACTTCCATCTATTATTAAAGTATTCCAATGTTTTTTGTTCATGTGATAACCGGGCGTAATTGCCGCATATTGTTCTCTTAATTCAATAGCTTTCTCAGGGTCGCATTTTACATTAATATGCAAAAAAGTATGATCAGGTGACATCAACAAAAATATCTTTCCAGAAATTTTATAGACAAAAGTTGCTTCTCCAAAGGGAAAACACTCTTCAACTTCTTTATTTAGTTCTAGTGCGTAATCGCGTATTTCATCTATAAACATGGCGAGAATTTTCTCAAAATTAAATTTTCTTACAAGTTATTTTTAAAAAAATTTGGAATTAAATATTTTTTTGTAATATTGCATAATAAACAGACGATTAGTTCAAAAGCCAATGCATCTCTAAGTTTGTTTTTCAAATTCAACAATTATCTTTTATTTTTCATTGATTCATTTAATTTTAATTAAAGGTGTGCACATTATCTATTAGTGCACCAAGAATGAAACCC
The Arachidicoccus soli DNA segment above includes these coding regions:
- a CDS encoding TIGR00266 family protein, which encodes MQNHEIDYKIIGEEMQYVEVELDPQETAIAEPGSFMMMDDGIQMQTIFSDGSAQNNSILDKLFSAGKRLLAGENMFMTAYTNISPLGKKHVSFAAPYPGKIIPLNLNELGGKVICQKDAFLCAAKGVSISIEFQKKLGTGLFGGEGFIMEKLEGDGMAFMHAGGHIVERVLEPGERLKIDTGCIVGFTASVSYDIEFIGGIKNTLFGGEGVFFALLQGPGTVWVQTLPISRLAGRILAYGTYKQKGEGSILGALGGWIDGDNSR
- a CDS encoding mechanosensitive ion channel family protein — encoded protein: MKEPQNILSFLKALILTKGLNIVLAIIIFFVGKWLIKVIIKFINRRFESKDVDISLRDFLRSIIRFSLYILLILTVVSMMGIETTSFLTVIGAAGLSIGLALQGSLSNFAGGVLILLFKPFRVDDFITSSNAVSGTVEKIDILYTTLKTPDGMAVYAPNGPLANAVITNYSQKDSRRMELNVRITYKTDVEKARAVILDLLGKDTFILKTPPPEVHVSEFGDSSVNLIVRAWAMSADYWPALFRNRENIKTAFDQNDISIPVPQTEMRIISDKKAEENLS
- a CDS encoding MmcQ/YjbR family DNA-binding protein, with amino-acid sequence MFIDEIRDYALELNKEVEECFPFGEATFVYKISGKIFLLMSPDHTFLHINVKCDPEKAIELREQYAAITPGYHMNKKHWNTLIIDGSLGAELIKECILHAYQLVVKKK